A stretch of DNA from Paenibacillus sp. FSL W8-0186:
GCAGCGAGGTAGCGCAGCATATTCGCGGAGCGTATTAATCGTCGCAATAGTGAACAACAAGAGCGATACTTCTGGTTCATTCCGGACCAGGGGTATCGTTTTTTTATCGCGAAAAACCAAACTAGTCGTTTAGACTCAATTTAGCCTACCCGAAATTCTGTTCCTTTTCATGCTGAATTAAACATGCTATTATCCAAAATGAAATCGATTTCAAAGGGAGGAATTGGTAAAATGTCAATCGCGGTTTTGTCGAAGAAAGTAGTCAAAAGAAGCTTATGCATGGCTTTGGCAGGTGGACTCGCATTATCTTCCCTGTTTGCATCAACGCAGGCGCATGCGGCCGGGGAAACGGTAGAGGTATGGATCTCCACGTCCGATCCTTCGCAAGCGGATTCGGGTCTTAGCACCTCCGCCAGACTTTCACGCAAAGGAGATGTATCCTTTGGGGCCGATACGGGCAGCGTGACGTACAGCATCCGCATCGACGAGAATGCAACCAGACAGCAAATGGACGGCTTCGGCGTATCGATTACCGACGCTTCCGCCTGGCTGCTGAATTACAAGCTGGATTCCTCCAAGCGCGCGGAGGTCATGGAGCGATTGTTCGGCCAGACTGGCATCGGGCTGAGCCTGCTGCGCCAGCCGATCGGGGCCTCCGATTTTAACTGGGAAGCCTACACTTATGCAGATACCCCGAACGACAACAATTTGAACAATTTCTCCATCGGCAGGGACAAGCCGTACATCGTCCCGATGGTGAAGCAGGCTTTGGCCAAGAACCCGAACATCAAAGTATTCGCCTCTACGTGGAGCGCGCCGGCATGGATGAAATATTCCAATACCTTAAATGGCGGCAAGCTGAAGGGCGAGCATTACCAGACCTTCGCCGACTATTTGAAAAAATTCGTGCAGGCCTATCAGAGTGAAGGCATTCCGATTTACGCGATTACGGTTCAGAACGAGCCTATGTATGAGACGAGCGCCTATCCCTCGATGAAGATGAGCGAGCAGGATCAAGTCGGTGCGATCGGCGATTTTATCGGGCCAACCTTCCGCAATGCCGGACTGAACACAAAGATCATTACGTTTGACCATAACTACCTGGACTGGAACTACCCGAACAAAGTGATTACCGATTTGAAAAACGGCGGAAAAGGCCACTTCGTTTCTGGAAGCGCTTTCCACCACTATGACAGCGGGGATGGCTCGCAAATGACGAGTCTTCATAATGCTCATCCGGATAAGGACATCTGGTTCACCGAAGGCGGCTTTGGCACGTGGAATGATCCGGAGAACGGCACCCATTCCGGCTTCGATAACATGGCGAACGAATTCATCAACATTACCCGCAACTGGTCCAAATCGATCATTACGTGGAATCTTGCGCTGGATCAGCGAAGCGGCCCAACACTCCTTGCGCCGAACAACAGCAACCGCGGCATGATCACGATTCAGAATTCGGATAACCGCAACGATCGGCCGGAGAATAGCGTCACTTACAAAAAGCAGTACTATCTGCTGGGGCATTTCAGCAAATTCGTGGTTCCCGGCTCGTACCGGGTCGAATCCAATACCTATGGGGACATGAAGAACGTAGCATTCAAAAATCCGGACGGCTCCAAAGTCGTTGTCGTCTATAACCCGCAGTCCTCGAATCAGAACATTAAAATCCAATGGGGCAAACAAGCCTTCACCTATAACATCCCGGGCAAATCCGTCATGACCTTCAAATGGCACGGTACGGTATCCTAAGATAGGATATTGATCAGAGCAGTATTAATAACTAAACCAGTCAAACCTCCGCGGCTAGTTGCGGAGGTATTTCTATTTATGAAGTTTTAACTGCATTTGTAGTCATTAATTATTGCAAATTCATAAGAGGAATCGGTTTGAATGCATTTGTGGTATTTAAAATAATCCGTTACAGAGCTCGCTAAGAAAAATTATGTTTTAAATACATGTTTTGCAGTTTTCCCCTCTAAATCAGAGCATTGCCATGAAATAGATACATGAAATGCATTAATTTTGCTAAGTAAGTCATCCAAACAAAATGAATAAGAGCCGGATAACGATATAGTTTTGTTTACCCAAAACCCTTGATATGACTG
This window harbors:
- a CDS encoding glycoside hydrolase family 30 beta sandwich domain-containing protein, whose product is MSIAVLSKKVVKRSLCMALAGGLALSSLFASTQAHAAGETVEVWISTSDPSQADSGLSTSARLSRKGDVSFGADTGSVTYSIRIDENATRQQMDGFGVSITDASAWLLNYKLDSSKRAEVMERLFGQTGIGLSLLRQPIGASDFNWEAYTYADTPNDNNLNNFSIGRDKPYIVPMVKQALAKNPNIKVFASTWSAPAWMKYSNTLNGGKLKGEHYQTFADYLKKFVQAYQSEGIPIYAITVQNEPMYETSAYPSMKMSEQDQVGAIGDFIGPTFRNAGLNTKIITFDHNYLDWNYPNKVITDLKNGGKGHFVSGSAFHHYDSGDGSQMTSLHNAHPDKDIWFTEGGFGTWNDPENGTHSGFDNMANEFINITRNWSKSIITWNLALDQRSGPTLLAPNNSNRGMITIQNSDNRNDRPENSVTYKKQYYLLGHFSKFVVPGSYRVESNTYGDMKNVAFKNPDGSKVVVVYNPQSSNQNIKIQWGKQAFTYNIPGKSVMTFKWHGTVS